From Nevskia ramosa DSM 11499, one genomic window encodes:
- a CDS encoding alkene reductase, which yields MTQQLLTPIKVGHLTLPNRLVMAPLTRARAGTTHVPHALMADYYSQRASAGLIMTECTMVADDASAFIAEGGIFSDETVAGWKLVTDAVHAKGGRIIMQIWHPGRAAHSGINNVQPISSSAKAINDSTHTLKGKLPYEVPRVLAESEMPGIVELFRKAAERAKAAGFDGVQIHGAHGYLVDQFLRDSQNDRSDGYGGTLEKRARLLLEVTDAAISVFGAGGVSIRISPLVAFNDMSDSDPKALVKYVAQQMSARKIAFFELRHDQHDRPAEIELANIARANFDGVLMLNGGFDQASGEAAVASGLADAIVYGKLFIANPDLVERFKQHAELNPLDMASLYGGNEKGYTDYPTLETAAA from the coding sequence ATGACCCAGCAACTGCTCACGCCGATCAAGGTCGGCCATCTCACCCTTCCGAACCGCCTGGTGATGGCGCCGCTGACCCGCGCCCGCGCCGGCACCACGCATGTGCCGCATGCGCTGATGGCCGATTACTACTCGCAGCGCGCCAGCGCCGGCCTGATCATGACCGAGTGCACGATGGTCGCCGATGACGCCAGCGCCTTCATCGCCGAAGGCGGCATCTTCAGCGACGAAACCGTGGCCGGCTGGAAGCTGGTCACCGATGCGGTTCACGCCAAGGGCGGCCGGATCATCATGCAGATCTGGCATCCGGGCCGCGCCGCGCATTCGGGCATCAACAACGTGCAGCCGATCTCGTCCAGCGCCAAGGCGATCAACGACAGCACCCACACCTTGAAGGGCAAGCTCCCGTACGAAGTACCGCGCGTGCTCGCCGAGTCTGAGATGCCCGGCATCGTCGAACTGTTCCGCAAGGCTGCCGAGCGCGCCAAGGCCGCCGGTTTCGATGGTGTGCAGATTCACGGCGCCCACGGCTATCTGGTCGACCAGTTCCTGCGTGACAGCCAGAACGATCGCAGCGATGGCTACGGCGGCACGCTGGAAAAGCGCGCCCGCCTGCTGCTGGAAGTGACCGACGCCGCGATCTCGGTGTTCGGCGCCGGCGGCGTCAGCATCCGCATCTCGCCGCTGGTGGCGTTCAACGACATGAGCGACTCCGATCCGAAGGCGCTGGTGAAGTACGTCGCCCAGCAGATGTCGGCCCGCAAGATCGCATTCTTCGAACTGCGCCACGACCAGCATGATCGTCCCGCGGAAATCGAACTCGCCAACATCGCCCGCGCCAACTTCGATGGCGTGCTGATGCTCAACGGCGGCTTCGATCAGGCCTCCGGCGAAGCCGCCGTCGCCAGCGGTCTGGCCGACGCGATCGTCTACGGCAAGCTGTTCATCGCCAACCCGGATCTGGTCGAGCGCTTCAAGCAGCACGCCGAACTGAATCCGCTGGACATGGCCTCGCTGTATGGCGGCAACGAAAAGGGCTACACCGATTACCCGACGCTGGAAACAGCGGCAGCGTAG
- a CDS encoding DUF885 domain-containing protein: MKKFFKIVGALLLILVIGAGVWIVNVGWYKPYSIDLFYNRVFVRFALQNPELVTSLVPHPLGIRYFDRRLGDVSPATQEQQAAFVKRELETLHSYDRAALNPGQQLSFDILDYFLSTTVEGERWLLYNYPLNPTAGLQSELPSFLAGQHPIDSKADVDSYMARLNLFGRYYDQVLEGLKLRAEKGIKPPKFVVDKTLIQMREFIARKPEENVLYVAFADKIKKLKDMSDAEQKDALIKTATIIQGVVYPAYGRLIENFEALATTVTENNGVWALPAGDEFYAWAVKDQTTSNLKPDEIHAIGLAEVTRIESEMNALLVAEGYAEGSIGARMVALSKEPRFLYPDTPEGRQQCLDDFQKIINEIDTGLAPYFEARPKLGVEVKAVPAFKEANAPGGYYEPGALDGSRPGVFFVNLRKLGEIEKFHMRTLAYHEAIPGHHFQIALAQELKDVPIFRNVLPFNAYAEGWALYSERLAWELGYEKDPFDNLGRLQAELFRAVRLVVDTGMHAKRWSREQALAYLIDKTGMNDTEATAEIERYLVWPGQALGYKLGMLKILELRERAKTQLGDKFDLKEFHKVVLGSGSLPLPVLDEVVTKWLAEKKG, translated from the coding sequence ATGAAGAAGTTTTTCAAGATCGTCGGTGCGCTGTTGCTGATCCTGGTGATCGGTGCCGGCGTCTGGATCGTCAATGTCGGTTGGTACAAGCCGTATTCGATCGATCTGTTCTACAACCGCGTGTTCGTGCGCTTCGCGCTGCAGAACCCGGAACTGGTCACCAGCCTGGTGCCGCATCCGCTCGGCATCCGCTATTTCGATCGCCGCCTCGGCGATGTTTCGCCGGCCACGCAGGAGCAGCAGGCGGCCTTCGTCAAGCGCGAACTGGAGACCTTGCACTCCTATGATCGCGCCGCGCTCAACCCGGGCCAGCAGCTGTCGTTCGACATCCTCGACTACTTCCTGAGCACCACGGTCGAAGGCGAGCGCTGGCTGCTCTACAACTATCCGCTGAACCCCACGGCCGGCCTGCAGAGCGAGCTGCCGAGCTTCTTGGCCGGCCAGCATCCGATCGATTCGAAAGCCGATGTCGACAGCTACATGGCGCGCCTGAATCTGTTTGGCCGCTACTACGATCAGGTGCTCGAAGGCCTGAAGCTGAGGGCGGAGAAAGGCATCAAGCCGCCGAAGTTCGTCGTCGATAAAACACTCATCCAGATGCGCGAGTTCATCGCCAGGAAGCCCGAGGAGAACGTGCTGTACGTCGCGTTCGCAGACAAGATCAAGAAGCTCAAGGACATGAGCGATGCCGAGCAGAAGGATGCGCTGATCAAGACGGCGACCATCATCCAGGGCGTGGTCTATCCCGCGTACGGCCGCTTGATCGAGAACTTCGAAGCGCTGGCGACGACGGTCACCGAGAACAACGGCGTCTGGGCGCTGCCGGCCGGTGACGAGTTCTACGCCTGGGCGGTGAAGGACCAGACCACTTCGAACCTGAAGCCTGACGAGATCCACGCGATCGGTCTTGCCGAAGTGACGCGGATCGAAAGCGAAATGAATGCGCTGCTGGTCGCCGAGGGTTATGCCGAAGGCAGCATCGGTGCGCGCATGGTGGCGCTGAGCAAGGAGCCGCGCTTCCTGTATCCGGACACGCCGGAAGGGCGCCAGCAATGCCTCGATGATTTCCAGAAGATCATCAACGAGATCGACACCGGCCTCGCCCCTTACTTCGAAGCACGGCCCAAGCTAGGTGTGGAAGTGAAAGCGGTGCCGGCATTCAAGGAAGCCAATGCACCCGGCGGCTACTACGAACCCGGCGCGCTCGATGGCTCACGCCCCGGTGTGTTCTTCGTCAACCTGCGCAAGCTGGGGGAAATAGAAAAATTCCACATGCGCACGCTGGCCTATCACGAAGCGATTCCCGGCCATCATTTCCAGATCGCGCTCGCCCAGGAACTGAAAGACGTGCCGATCTTTCGCAACGTGCTGCCGTTCAACGCTTATGCCGAAGGCTGGGCGCTGTACAGCGAACGTCTGGCCTGGGAACTCGGCTACGAGAAAGATCCGTTCGACAACCTGGGCCGGCTGCAGGCCGAGTTGTTCCGCGCCGTGCGTCTGGTGGTCGACACCGGCATGCACGCGAAGCGCTGGAGCCGCGAACAGGCGCTGGCCTATCTGATCGACAAGACCGGCATGAACGACACCGAAGCCACCGCCGAGATCGAGCGTTATCTGGTCTGGCCCGGCCAGGCGCTCGGCTACAAGCTCGGCATGCTGAAGATCCTCGAATTGCGCGAGCGCGCCAAGACTCAACTCGGCGACAAATTCGACCTCAAGGAATTCCACAAGGTGGTGCTCGGCAGTGGCTCCTTGCCTTTGCCGGTGCTTGATGAGGTGGTGACGAAGTGGTTGGCGGAGAAGAAGGGCTAA
- a CDS encoding SDR family oxidoreductase gives MSKIALITGANKGIGYETAKQLTQAGVQVLVAARSQDKADAAVAKLAAEGFKTEALALDVTDAASIASAVAVVQKKHGHLDILINNAGVMNDDGKKKVSEQSLDIWRSTFDTNVFGVIAVTQAFLPLLHKSAAGRIVNLSSILGSNTLHSDPASPIYDFKVPAYNVSKTALNGWTVQLAYELRDTNIKVNSAHPGHVQTDMGGPEAPMAIPDGAKTSVELALLPADGPNGGYFHMGQALPW, from the coding sequence ATGAGCAAGATTGCCTTGATCACCGGTGCCAACAAGGGCATCGGCTACGAAACCGCCAAGCAGCTGACCCAGGCTGGCGTGCAGGTGCTGGTTGCCGCCCGCTCGCAGGACAAGGCGGATGCCGCCGTCGCCAAGCTGGCCGCCGAAGGCTTCAAGACCGAAGCGCTGGCGCTCGATGTCACCGACGCCGCCAGCATCGCCAGCGCCGTCGCTGTCGTGCAGAAGAAGCACGGCCACCTCGACATCCTGATCAACAACGCCGGCGTGATGAACGACGACGGAAAGAAGAAGGTCAGCGAGCAGAGCCTGGACATCTGGCGCAGCACCTTCGACACCAACGTCTTCGGCGTGATCGCCGTCACCCAGGCGTTCCTGCCGCTGCTGCACAAGTCCGCAGCCGGCCGCATCGTCAACCTGTCCAGCATCCTCGGCTCGAACACCTTGCACAGCGATCCCGCCTCGCCGATCTACGACTTCAAGGTGCCGGCCTACAACGTTTCGAAGACCGCGCTGAACGGCTGGACCGTGCAGCTTGCGTATGAACTGCGCGACACCAACATCAAGGTCAACTCGGCCCATCCCGGCCACGTGCAGACCGACATGGGCGGCCCCGAAGCACCGATGGCGATTCCCGATGGCGCGAAAACCAGCGTCGAGCTGGCACTGCTGCCAGCCGATGGCCCGAACGGTGGCTACTTCCACATGGGCCAGGCGCTGCCCTGGTAA
- a CDS encoding S8 family peptidase — translation MKAVITKKGRRIGLASLASALISSMILFGSGAAQAADGPAQRLIVKFKDSSKLPTTHQTQATALASRIGARRGVALQWLRTTGTNADVLRIGRTIDASELAALIAEFRGDALVEYVEEDRLLQPTLTPNDPRYSEQWGYYEAIGGIRAPAAWDVTTGTGVIVAVIDTGYRPHADLAANIIGGYDMISDLDISNDGNLRDSDARDPGDWVGNFECGINLATTSSWHGTHVSGTIAALTNNALGVSGVAYGAKVLPVRGLGKCGGYTSDIADGIIWASGGTVPGVPANPNKAQVINMSLGGSGACDNTTKLAIQGANSRGTTVVVAAGNSNADASKYSPASCPGAIAVAAVGRNGGRASYSNFGNVVAIAAPGGDSKAAGNGVLSTLNAGTKGPGADAYALYQGTSMATPHVAGVAALLYSIKPTITPAEVRTALTTTARAFPATCTGCGAGIVDAAAAVAYVQGTIVVEPPPLCPTGFTAYPGELTTKGALAAHPTEAGFTLTATTLLDGTLTGPAASNFDLYLQRKSGSAWVIVARSDAAATSDESISFSGASGSTYRWGVRATSAAGAYTMCGRPQ, via the coding sequence ATGAAAGCAGTCATCACCAAAAAAGGGCGGCGGATCGGTCTCGCATCGCTCGCGTCGGCACTGATCAGCAGCATGATCCTGTTCGGTAGCGGTGCAGCGCAGGCGGCCGACGGGCCGGCGCAGCGCCTGATCGTCAAGTTCAAGGACTCGTCGAAGCTGCCTACCACGCACCAGACGCAGGCCACTGCGCTGGCGAGCCGCATCGGCGCGCGTCGTGGCGTGGCGCTGCAATGGCTGCGGACCACCGGCACCAACGCCGATGTGCTGCGCATCGGTCGCACGATCGACGCCAGCGAACTCGCGGCGCTGATCGCCGAGTTCAGGGGCGATGCCCTGGTCGAGTACGTCGAGGAAGATCGCCTGCTGCAGCCGACGCTGACGCCGAACGATCCACGCTACAGCGAGCAATGGGGCTATTACGAAGCGATCGGCGGCATCCGCGCGCCGGCTGCCTGGGACGTGACCACCGGTACCGGCGTGATCGTCGCGGTGATCGATACCGGTTACCGGCCGCATGCCGATCTCGCCGCCAACATCATCGGCGGCTACGACATGATCAGCGACCTCGACATCTCCAACGACGGCAACCTCCGGGATTCCGACGCCCGCGATCCCGGCGACTGGGTCGGCAACTTCGAGTGCGGCATCAATCTGGCCACCACCAGTTCCTGGCACGGCACCCACGTGTCCGGCACCATCGCGGCACTGACCAACAACGCCCTCGGCGTTTCCGGCGTGGCCTACGGCGCCAAAGTGCTGCCGGTGCGCGGGCTCGGCAAGTGCGGCGGCTACACCTCGGACATCGCCGACGGCATCATCTGGGCCTCCGGCGGCACGGTGCCCGGCGTGCCGGCCAACCCGAACAAGGCGCAGGTCATCAACATGAGTCTGGGCGGCTCGGGCGCCTGCGACAACACCACGAAGCTGGCGATTCAGGGCGCCAACAGCCGAGGCACCACCGTGGTGGTCGCCGCCGGCAACAGCAATGCCGATGCCAGCAAGTACAGCCCGGCCAGCTGTCCGGGCGCGATCGCCGTCGCCGCCGTCGGCCGCAACGGTGGACGCGCCAGCTATTCCAACTTCGGCAACGTGGTCGCCATCGCCGCGCCAGGTGGCGACAGCAAGGCTGCCGGCAACGGCGTGCTGTCGACTCTGAACGCCGGCACCAAGGGCCCGGGCGCAGATGCCTACGCGCTCTATCAGGGCACCAGCATGGCGACGCCGCATGTCGCCGGTGTCGCAGCACTGCTGTACAGCATCAAGCCGACGATCACGCCCGCCGAAGTGAGGACCGCACTGACCACCACCGCGCGCGCGTTCCCGGCCACCTGCACTGGTTGCGGTGCGGGCATCGTCGATGCGGCAGCGGCGGTTGCCTACGTCCAGGGCACGATCGTCGTCGAGCCACCGCCCCTCTGCCCGACCGGCTTCACCGCCTATCCGGGCGAACTGACGACCAAGGGCGCACTCGCGGCGCATCCCACCGAGGCTGGCTTCACGCTGACGGCGACGACCTTGCTCGATGGCACGCTCACCGGCCCGGCCGCCAGCAACTTCGATCTCTACCTGCAGCGCAAGAGCGGCAGCGCCTGGGTGATCGTCGCGCGCTCGGATGCAGCCGCCACCTCGGACGAGAGCATCAGCTTCAGCGGTGCTTCGGGCAGCACCTATCGCTGGGGCGTGCGTGCCACTTCGGCAGCCGGTGCCTACACGATGTGCGGACGTCCGCAGTAG
- a CDS encoding TetR/AcrR family transcriptional regulator, whose protein sequence is MNTVKSEDPTLAEQAGRPRVRDRIFETACELFYRHGIRAIGVDAIACEAGTNKMSFYRSFASKDELVAEYLRFKDRNFWIWWDGIVAPHQGQPRAQAEALFEAHVNKTCSKESRGCGLANAAVEIVEDEHPGRAVVIAHKSEIRRRFRALAKAMQARDPEQLGDALMLLMEGGYLARLTFPKGGPVSSALHAARVLMDAHGA, encoded by the coding sequence ATGAACACCGTGAAGTCCGAAGACCCGACCCTTGCCGAGCAGGCCGGCCGGCCGCGCGTTCGTGATCGCATCTTCGAGACTGCCTGCGAACTGTTCTATCGGCATGGCATTCGCGCGATCGGTGTCGACGCCATCGCCTGCGAAGCCGGCACCAACAAGATGAGCTTCTACCGCAGCTTCGCGAGCAAGGATGAGCTGGTCGCCGAATATCTGCGCTTCAAGGATCGCAACTTCTGGATCTGGTGGGATGGCATCGTGGCGCCCCATCAGGGCCAGCCGCGTGCCCAGGCCGAAGCGCTGTTCGAGGCTCACGTCAACAAGACCTGCTCGAAGGAATCGCGTGGCTGCGGGCTGGCCAATGCGGCGGTCGAGATCGTCGAGGACGAGCATCCCGGCCGCGCCGTGGTCATCGCCCACAAGAGCGAAATCCGCCGCCGCTTCCGGGCGCTGGCGAAAGCCATGCAGGCGCGTGATCCCGAACAGCTCGGCGATGCGCTGATGCTGCTGATGGAAGGCGGCTATCTGGCGCGGCTGACCTTCCCGAAGGGCGGGCCGGTATCCAGCGCGCTGCATGCTGCGCGCGTGCTGATGGATGCGCACGGCGCCTGA
- a CDS encoding MBL fold metallo-hydrolase, producing MREASLRDTAQASLMNDTRQHDPALPAHRDAQGNFHNPPSAPRVRGTTADWLRFFRDISFGAKSLRQPAIPAGHVLDEKAALAQLASFGDRDTLTWLGHACFLIRLDGKTILTDPYLSAHASPVQGFGPKRFAGSGIAIEHLPKLDAILLSHNHYDHLDAVALRKLARHSSEACFVIPLGLKPLIESLGYTNVHELDWGDQHVENGLTVTAVPAVHFSSRTPFDRNRTLWCGFALASEKHRVYFAGDTGWGEVFEHAGRRFGPFDTALVPIGAYEPRPLMQAVHANPEEAVRIGKAMQAQRLVAMHWGTVALTTEPAFDPPPRFLAAADRSGYAPEQAWVMKIGETRALAGAD from the coding sequence TTGCGTGAGGCAAGCTTGCGCGACACCGCACAGGCCAGCCTGATGAATGACACCCGGCAACACGACCCTGCCCTGCCAGCGCATCGCGATGCGCAGGGCAATTTTCACAATCCGCCGAGCGCGCCCCGCGTCCGCGGCACCACCGCGGACTGGCTGCGCTTCTTCCGCGATATCAGCTTCGGCGCCAAGAGCTTGCGTCAGCCGGCAATCCCGGCTGGCCATGTGCTCGATGAAAAAGCCGCACTCGCACAGCTCGCATCATTCGGTGATCGCGACACGCTGACCTGGCTCGGCCACGCCTGCTTCCTGATCCGGCTCGATGGCAAGACCATCCTCACCGATCCCTATCTCAGCGCTCACGCATCACCGGTGCAGGGCTTCGGGCCAAAGCGCTTTGCCGGCAGCGGTATCGCAATTGAACACCTGCCGAAGCTCGATGCGATCCTGCTGTCGCACAACCATTACGACCATCTCGATGCCGTGGCGCTGCGCAAGCTGGCCCGACACAGCAGCGAGGCCTGCTTCGTCATTCCGCTCGGCCTGAAGCCGCTGATCGAAAGCCTGGGCTACACCAACGTCCACGAACTGGACTGGGGCGATCAGCACGTCGAGAACGGCCTGACCGTCACCGCCGTTCCGGCCGTGCATTTCTCGTCGCGTACGCCGTTCGATCGTAATCGCACCCTGTGGTGCGGCTTCGCACTCGCATCGGAGAAGCACCGCGTCTACTTCGCCGGCGATACCGGCTGGGGCGAAGTGTTCGAGCACGCAGGACGACGCTTCGGCCCGTTCGATACCGCACTGGTGCCGATCGGCGCCTACGAGCCACGGCCGCTGATGCAGGCCGTGCACGCCAATCCCGAAGAAGCGGTACGTATCGGCAAGGCCATGCAGGCGCAGCGCCTGGTGGCGATGCACTGGGGCACGGTCGCGCTGACCACCGAGCCGGCCTTCGATCCGCCGCCGCGTTTCCTCGCGGCGGCTGACCGGTCCGGCTATGCGCCGGAGCAAGCCTGGGTCATGAAGATTGGCGAGACACGGGCCTTGGCAGGCGCAGACTGA
- a CDS encoding DUF768 domain-containing protein, with amino-acid sequence MSNRFLRWVHTWIEDNIPPGANPDLESYEAKAKRLSVQLFAEAAEAGFTSFETEEERERVLPLVLEAASDSTDFDIGAYHLKSQLAQENEDGD; translated from the coding sequence ATGAGCAATCGCTTCCTGAGGTGGGTCCACACATGGATCGAGGACAACATTCCTCCCGGCGCCAATCCCGACCTGGAGAGCTACGAAGCCAAGGCAAAACGGCTGTCGGTGCAACTGTTCGCTGAGGCGGCTGAGGCCGGCTTCACAAGCTTCGAGACCGAGGAAGAACGCGAGCGCGTTCTGCCTCTGGTACTGGAGGCGGCCTCGGACAGTACCGACTTCGACATCGGTGCCTATCATCTCAAGTCGCAGCTTGCGCAGGAGAATGAAGATGGCGACTGA
- a CDS encoding PaaI family thioesterase, with translation MSDLLPEATLDYFMKLQPGTLPDLLGLEVLEVGEGLLKGRMKVERRHHAPNGFLHAASIIALADTCAGYATFAHLPKGARGFTTIELKSNFFGTALDGYIHCTATSRHRGRTTQVWDAEVSNDAGKLIAAFRCTQMILS, from the coding sequence ATGAGCGATCTCCTTCCCGAAGCCACGCTGGACTACTTCATGAAGCTGCAGCCCGGCACCTTGCCGGATCTGCTGGGCCTGGAAGTGCTCGAAGTGGGCGAGGGCCTGTTGAAAGGCCGCATGAAGGTCGAGCGTCGGCACCATGCGCCGAACGGTTTCCTGCACGCCGCCAGCATCATCGCGCTGGCCGATACCTGCGCCGGCTACGCGACGTTCGCGCATCTGCCGAAAGGTGCCAGGGGTTTCACGACGATCGAGCTGAAAAGCAATTTCTTCGGCACTGCGCTCGATGGCTACATCCACTGCACGGCGACGTCGCGCCATCGTGGCCGGACGACGCAGGTCTGGGATGCCGAAGTCAGCAATGACGCCGGCAAGCTGATCGCGGCGTTCCGCTGCACGCAGATGATCTTGAGCTAG